In Manis pentadactyla isolate mManPen7 chromosome 8, mManPen7.hap1, whole genome shotgun sequence, the following are encoded in one genomic region:
- the LOC118934297 gene encoding olfactory receptor 13A1-like, with protein MASGNQTSVTLFILQSFTDDPWLRAALFCLFLALFAVALAGNGLIIAAIRCSPNLHTPMYFFLVNLAMLDMICTLSILPKVLQSLVGESTITFWGCLSQMFFFTWSLSSELLLFTAMAYDRYLAICRPLHYGALMSVRVCLTLAVFVWSTGTLTAFVLTGLVLRLSFCGPQLIAHFFCEIPPVLLLSCSPTFINNVTTMVADMFFSGMNFLLTMTSYGFIIASILRIRSAEGKRRAFSTCSSHLVVVSVYYSTVLYTYIRPGLGSAGLLDKAVAVLYTIVTPTLNPLIYTLRNKEFKASLRKLLLFFTK; from the coding sequence ATGGCATCTGGGAACCAGACCTCTGTGACCCTCTTCATCCTGCAGAGCTTCACCGACGACCCCTGGCTCCGGGCTGCCCTCTTCTGCCTCTTCTTGGCCCTGTTTGCCGTGGCCCTAGCTGGCAATGGGCTGATTATTGCCGCCATCCGCTGCAGCCCcaacctccacacccccatgtacttcttcctggtcAACCTGGCCATGCTGGACATGATCTGCACCCTGTCCATCCTCCCCAAGGTCCTGCAGAGCCTGGTCGGTGAGAGCACCATCACCTTCTGGGGCTGCCTCAGCCAGATGTTCTTCTTCACCTGGTCGCTGAGCTCGGAGCTGCTTCTCTTCACCGCCATGGCCTACGACCGCTACCTGGCCATCTGCCGCCCTCTGCATTATGGCGCCCTGATGAGCGTGAGGGTCTGCCTCACCCTGGCCGTCTTTGTGTGGTCCACAGGGACACTCACTGCCTTCGTGCTCACAGGCCTGGTGCTGCGTCTGTCCTTCTGCGGCCCCCAGCTAATTGCACACTTTTTCTGTGAGATCCCACCGGTGctgctgctctcctgcagcccaacTTTCATTAACAATGTGACGACCATGGTCGCTGACATGTTCTTCTCTGGGATGAACTTCCTGCTCACCATGACTTCCTATGGCTTCATCATTGCCAGCATCCTGCGTATCCGCTCAGCAGAGGGCAAGCGGagggccttctccacctgctcctcccacctcgtGGTGGTCTCTGTGTACTACTCCACCGTGCTCTACACCTACATCCGCCCGGGCCTGGGGTCTGCTGGGCTCCTGGACAAGGCTGTTGCCGTTCTGTATACCATTGTGACTCCCACTCTCAACCCCCTTATTTACACCCTGAGAAACAAGGAATTCAAAGCATCCCTTAGAAAACTCTTGCTGTTCTTCACCAAGTGA